One window of uncultured Methanoregula sp. genomic DNA carries:
- a CDS encoding PQQ-binding-like beta-propeller repeat protein, whose protein sequence is MSGSRISQTPQNVAPLWTYNTGKGVFSSPAIADGVVYIGSDDKNMYAINLSTGQLKWGFPTGDAVASSPFIADNVVYIGSYDGNVYALDANSGHEKWRFSTRSTPGKNIIQSKAAVANGVVYIGNIGSSDGSFYAIDAGTGLQKWKFTTNEGFVSAPQVVNNVVYVGSYDHNVYAINAETGQKIWNFTTGDAVSSSPAVANGIVYIGSLDHKLHAINADNGHEVWNFPTGDWVLSSPAVANGVVYVGSNDHNLYAIDATNGRKLWQYTTMGNVWSSPTVVNNVVYVGSEDHNLYAIDATNGRNLWQYTTGFWVLSSPAIADGVIVIGSIDHKVYAFAPLHSNFTATPTSGQMPLSVQFTDTSAGHPTGWAWFFGDESYSQTWIRQTPSAEWSGRGAYPAVAMPDNSIVLIGGYDLDHYMNDVWRSTDYGRTWTQQTPSAAWSPRTGHTSVVMPDGSIVLMGGWDINGIDINDVWISTDFGKTWTQQTPSAAWSPRAYHTSVVLPDGGIVLMGGRGDDKKDYRNDVWKSTDSGKTWTQQTPSAGWLPRAYHTSVVLPDGGIVLMGGRNGQGGPHKNDVWRSTDSGKTWIQQTPSAAWSPRFEHGSVVMPDGSIVLMGGWDINGTRKNDVWRSTDSGKTWTQRNANAEWSPRAYHGSVVMPDGSIVLIAGYDNNVTKNDVWRMSPVGSSVQNPIHIYTQPGTYTVSLQVSNAGAYSSVRKTGYITVTPQPPVIDWQKSFGGSGDEYAEFITRTSDDGVIIGGETTSSDGDIDPARFHGLQDIVIAKFGTDSTLQWNRLYGGTNGESFLRQILTLDDGYLLIGSTFATDEDFEHADHHGLSSNEDVMLMKIDQNDGHVIWTRCYGGSGNDVGMWSMLTKDNSSAVIVGFSDSNDGDFIKLNKSSEITDDAFAMTVDLKTGDLKKAKMYGGSQDDEATQVERVPGGEGYVISGYTHSNDLDIAGKNHGGTSGTTDGWVFFIDENLNLNPDKNFLYGGSGNEEFWGLQVEGDGNILVTGSAYSGASDGDIPADKHGSAGSGDTWLLKITPTNGSIISNRCYGGSNDDDGSSVRQTEGGYFLVGTTKSNDGDVTSNHGPAGTADLWLIKIDPDFKIIYQKTFGGSGDDYGKRLGVQNTPFAMKAGYIVGTTYSKDKDVTNNHGGGDIWILKLKAAGGETLW, encoded by the coding sequence ATGTCGGGGAGTCGGATCTCCCAGACCCCACAGAATGTGGCACCATTATGGACATACAACACAGGGAAGGGAGTGTTTTCCTCTCCGGCCATAGCTGACGGGGTTGTCTATATCGGCAGCGATGATAAAAATATGTATGCCATCAACCTCAGCACCGGGCAACTGAAGTGGGGTTTTCCGACAGGAGATGCTGTTGCATCATCGCCGTTTATCGCGGATAATGTTGTCTACATCGGGAGTTATGACGGCAACGTCTATGCACTCGATGCAAATTCCGGCCATGAAAAATGGCGTTTTTCTACCAGGTCGACACCCGGAAAAAATATTATACAATCAAAAGCAGCGGTTGCGAACGGCGTTGTCTATATCGGGAATATCGGTAGTAGTGATGGCAGCTTTTATGCAATCGATGCCGGGACGGGGTTACAGAAATGGAAATTTACCACCAACGAAGGTTTCGTATCTGCACCCCAGGTTGTAAATAACGTGGTATATGTCGGAAGTTACGATCATAACGTGTATGCAATTAATGCTGAAACCGGCCAAAAAATCTGGAATTTTACCACTGGGGATGCAGTTTCCTCCTCGCCAGCTGTGGCAAATGGCATCGTTTACATCGGCAGTTTGGATCACAAACTCCATGCCATCAATGCGGATAATGGCCATGAGGTCTGGAATTTCCCTACTGGTGACTGGGTTCTTTCTTCACCGGCGGTCGCGAATGGTGTCGTCTATGTCGGCAGCAATGACCACAACCTCTATGCTATTGATGCCACAAATGGCCGGAAATTGTGGCAGTATACAACCATGGGTAATGTCTGGTCTTCCCCGACCGTCGTGAACAACGTTGTCTATGTTGGCAGCGAAGACCACAACCTCTATGCTATTGATGCCACAAATGGCCGGAACCTGTGGCAGTATACAACCGGATTTTGGGTATTATCCTCTCCGGCAATAGCTGATGGCGTGATTGTTATCGGCAGTATCGATCACAAGGTCTATGCGTTCGCCCCCCTCCACAGTAATTTTACGGCAACACCGACATCCGGTCAGATGCCGTTGTCGGTCCAGTTCACCGATACATCTGCAGGTCACCCGACCGGCTGGGCATGGTTTTTCGGGGATGAATCGTATTCGCAGACATGGATCCGACAGACTCCCTCAGCCGAATGGTCTGGGCGAGGTGCATATCCCGCTGTCGCGATGCCGGATAACAGCATTGTACTGATAGGCGGGTATGACCTTGACCATTATATGAACGACGTGTGGAGGTCAACGGACTATGGCAGAACATGGACCCAACAGACTCCATCTGCCGCATGGTCGCCACGGACGGGGCATACCAGCGTCGTGATGCCTGATGGCAGCATTGTGCTGATGGGTGGCTGGGATATCAACGGTATCGATATAAACGATGTGTGGATATCAACGGATTTCGGTAAAACCTGGACCCAGCAGACCCCTTCTGCCGCATGGTCGCCACGAGCATATCACACCAGTGTCGTATTACCTGACGGGGGTATCGTTCTGATGGGCGGGCGCGGGGATGATAAGAAAGATTATAGGAATGACGTTTGGAAGTCAACGGATTCCGGTAAAACATGGACCCAGCAGACCCCTTCTGCCGGATGGTTGCCACGAGCGTATCACACAAGTGTCGTATTACCAGACGGCGGTATCGTCCTGATGGGAGGAAGAAATGGTCAAGGAGGTCCTCATAAGAACGATGTGTGGAGGTCAACGGATTCCGGTAAAACATGGATCCAGCAGACCCCCTCTGCCGCATGGTCGCCACGGTTTGAACACGGCAGTGTCGTGATGCCGGATGGCAGTATTGTACTAATGGGCGGATGGGATATCAACGGTACCCGTAAGAACGACGTGTGGAGATCGACGGATTCCGGCAAAACCTGGACCCAGCGGAACGCGAATGCAGAATGGTCACCCCGGGCGTATCATGGGAGCGTCGTGATGCCTGACGGCAGTATTGTCCTGATAGCCGGGTATGATAACAACGTCACTAAGAACGACGTGTGGCGTATGTCACCCGTCGGGTCATCAGTCCAGAACCCGATTCACATCTATACTCAACCGGGAACCTACACGGTATCCCTTCAGGTATCAAATGCCGGTGCATACTCCAGTGTCCGTAAGACCGGATACATTACGGTGACACCCCAACCCCCGGTGATAGATTGGCAGAAATCGTTTGGCGGGAGTGGGGATGAGTATGCGGAATTTATTACCCGTACTTCGGATGACGGTGTGATTATCGGAGGTGAAACAACTTCATCCGATGGGGATATCGATCCTGCAAGGTTCCATGGATTACAGGATATTGTCATAGCCAAATTCGGCACAGATTCAACATTGCAATGGAACCGCTTATACGGGGGAACTAATGGGGAATCCTTCCTTCGTCAAATCCTCACGCTTGATGACGGATATCTTCTGATCGGATCAACTTTCGCAACAGATGAGGATTTTGAACATGCCGATCATCATGGGCTATCGTCGAATGAGGATGTTATGCTCATGAAAATTGATCAGAATGACGGCCATGTTATCTGGACCCGGTGTTATGGGGGAAGCGGGAATGATGTCGGGATGTGGAGCATGTTGACTAAAGACAATTCATCTGCTGTCATTGTCGGGTTCTCCGATTCGAACGATGGTGATTTTATTAAACTAAATAAAAGCAGTGAAATCACTGACGATGCATTTGCGATGACGGTCGATCTCAAAACCGGAGACCTGAAAAAAGCCAAAATGTATGGTGGTAGTCAGGATGACGAAGCAACACAGGTTGAACGTGTTCCGGGGGGAGAAGGATATGTTATCTCCGGGTATACCCACTCCAACGATCTGGATATTGCCGGGAAAAACCATGGCGGTACCAGTGGCACAACTGATGGCTGGGTTTTCTTTATCGATGAAAACCTGAATCTGAATCCTGATAAAAACTTTTTATACGGAGGTTCCGGTAATGAGGAATTCTGGGGGCTTCAGGTTGAGGGTGATGGAAATATCCTTGTTACCGGCAGTGCCTATTCCGGGGCATCGGATGGAGATATTCCCGCAGATAAGCATGGATCTGCCGGTTCGGGCGATACTTGGCTGTTGAAAATTACCCCGACAAATGGATCAATAATTTCAAACCGGTGTTACGGTGGATCGAACGACGATGATGGATCCAGCGTAAGACAAACGGAAGGAGGATATTTCCTGGTGGGTACAACAAAGTCGAACGATGGGGATGTCACATCCAATCATGGACCTGCTGGTACGGCCGATCTCTGGCTGATAAAAATTGATCCGGATTTTAAAATTATCTACCAGAAAACATTCGGAGGATCGGGGGATGATTATGGAAAACGGCTGGGAGTCCAGAACACTCCGTTTGCAATGAAGGCGGGATATATCGTGGGAACAACGTATTCAAAGGATAAGGATGTGACGAACAATCACGGTGGTGGCGATATATGGATTTTGAAACTGAAAGCAGCAGGTGGTGAAACCCTGTGGTAG
- a CDS encoding P-II family nitrogen regulator, with protein MKMIKTIIKPERFEFVKKALEDKGFNGMTITDVKGRGEQKGIALEYRGGLMTVDLLPKVQLELVVKDSDVDSLIATIAESARTGKIGDGKIFVIPVEKSIRIRTGETET; from the coding sequence ATGAAAATGATAAAAACCATTATCAAACCTGAACGGTTCGAATTCGTGAAAAAGGCACTGGAGGACAAAGGATTCAATGGCATGACCATTACCGATGTCAAGGGGCGCGGCGAACAGAAGGGCATCGCCCTTGAGTACCGCGGCGGCCTCATGACGGTCGATCTCCTCCCGAAAGTACAGCTGGAACTGGTGGTCAAGGACAGCGACGTTGACTCCCTGATTGCTACCATTGCCGAATCAGCCCGGACCGGGAAGATCGGCGACGGCAAGATCTTCGTGATCCCCGTTGAAAAGTCGATCCGGATACGGACCGGAGAAACTGAAACCTGA
- a CDS encoding ammonium transporter, which yields MPIDSGATAWVLASTALVMIMTPGVGLFYGGLVRRKNFIDMITLSFVAFALVSLQWVLIGYSLAFGPDVGGFIGNLQYLGLNNVGMDPGPYSTIIPGLLYMVFQLVFATVTMAIVTSGFAERIKFSSFLVFAAIWTTIVYDPLAHWVWGGGWTAAYGSIDFAGGTVVHISSGFAALAVALVIGKRVGYGKYAMEPANIPWSILGAALLWFGWFGFNSGSAVDANGLAAMAFVTTNTAAAAGAIAWMLVSWGHGGKPSSLGFVSGAVAGLVAITPAAGYVTPMGAIIIGAVGGILCYSIMLWRQSKGVDESLDAWAVHGMGGLWGALATGIFAVAAVNGKSGLIEGNTGQFIAQVVGAGAAVIYAFAVTYILAVVIDKTMGLRVNEEEEYVGLDISQHGERC from the coding sequence ATGCCAATTGATTCTGGTGCAACAGCATGGGTCCTCGCTTCAACGGCGCTCGTCATGATCATGACGCCGGGCGTGGGATTATTCTATGGTGGTCTTGTCCGGAGGAAAAACTTCATCGACATGATCACCCTGTCGTTTGTCGCCTTTGCCCTGGTGAGCCTCCAGTGGGTACTGATCGGGTACTCGCTCGCGTTCGGACCGGATGTCGGCGGGTTTATCGGTAACTTGCAGTACCTCGGACTGAATAACGTGGGAATGGACCCGGGACCGTACAGTACGATCATACCGGGGCTCCTTTACATGGTCTTCCAGCTCGTCTTTGCAACCGTGACCATGGCGATCGTGACCTCCGGATTTGCCGAGCGGATCAAGTTCAGCTCGTTTCTGGTCTTTGCGGCCATCTGGACCACGATTGTCTATGACCCGCTCGCCCACTGGGTCTGGGGAGGCGGCTGGACTGCAGCCTATGGCTCGATCGACTTTGCCGGCGGAACAGTCGTCCACATCAGCTCGGGGTTTGCGGCCCTTGCGGTTGCCCTCGTCATCGGCAAACGTGTCGGTTACGGCAAGTACGCAATGGAACCGGCCAATATCCCGTGGTCGATCCTCGGTGCAGCCCTCCTCTGGTTCGGCTGGTTCGGGTTCAACTCGGGCAGTGCGGTTGATGCAAACGGTCTCGCAGCAATGGCGTTTGTCACCACCAATACGGCAGCAGCAGCGGGTGCGATTGCCTGGATGCTCGTCTCATGGGGCCACGGCGGCAAGCCGAGCTCGCTCGGGTTCGTTTCCGGGGCAGTGGCCGGTCTCGTTGCGATCACACCCGCAGCCGGGTACGTAACACCTATGGGAGCGATCATCATCGGGGCGGTCGGTGGTATCCTCTGCTACAGCATCATGCTCTGGCGGCAGAGCAAAGGCGTTGACGAAAGCCTGGATGCCTGGGCCGTTCACGGCATGGGAGGTCTCTGGGGTGCGCTCGCAACGGGTATCTTTGCCGTGGCAGCAGTCAACGGCAAATCAGGGCTCATTGAAGGCAACACCGGCCAGTTCATAGCCCAGGTCGTTGGTGCAGGCGCAGCAGTTATCTACGCCTTCGCAGTAACCTATATCCTGGCAGTAGTCATTGACAAGACAATGGGCCTGCGGGTCAACGAGGAAGAAGAGTATGTTGGCCTGGACATCTCGCAGCACGGGGAACGCTGCTGA
- the glnA gene encoding type I glutamate--ammonia ligase, with amino-acid sequence MSADVSKLLKKIEADDVKFIRLQFCDVPGIPKNAAIPADYAEKSLTEGTWFDGSSIEGFTRIEESDMLLKADPASYQVLPWRPQEGKVARFMCDVYTYGNKPFEGDPRYVLKRAMADAAKSGFTFNTGPELEFFLFNLVDGKPSTQFADQGCYFDLAPNDKAEDVRREIVLALKSMGLEIEMSHHEVAASQHEIDFKYSDALTTADRAMTFKFATKAIALKHGLHASFMAKPIGGINGSGMHTHGSLAKNGKNAFYDANAKDGLSDTCMYYIGGLIKHAKAITRVANPTINSYKRLVPGYEAPCYISWSTTNRSAQIRIPAARGNSTRAEFRSPDPMCNPYLTFACLLAAGMDGIKNKIMPPEATNTNIYHLSARDRKKMKIDMLPGSLAEAQAALMKDQVICDALGSHIVETLGNIAEAETDAFRLTVHQWELDRYLANY; translated from the coding sequence ATGTCAGCTGACGTATCCAAGTTGCTCAAGAAAATTGAGGCCGATGATGTAAAATTCATCCGGCTCCAGTTTTGTGATGTCCCGGGCATCCCCAAGAATGCCGCAATCCCGGCCGACTATGCCGAGAAATCCCTGACTGAAGGAACCTGGTTCGATGGTTCCTCCATTGAAGGCTTCACCAGGATCGAGGAGTCCGATATGCTCCTCAAGGCAGACCCGGCATCCTACCAGGTTCTCCCCTGGAGACCCCAGGAAGGAAAGGTTGCCCGGTTCATGTGCGACGTGTACACGTACGGGAACAAGCCATTCGAGGGCGACCCGCGATACGTCCTGAAGAGAGCCATGGCAGATGCCGCCAAGAGCGGGTTCACCTTCAACACGGGCCCCGAACTCGAGTTCTTCCTCTTCAACCTTGTTGACGGAAAGCCGTCAACGCAGTTCGCAGACCAGGGCTGCTACTTCGACCTTGCACCCAACGACAAGGCAGAAGACGTCCGCAGGGAGATCGTTCTCGCGCTCAAGAGCATGGGCCTCGAGATCGAGATGTCCCACCACGAAGTTGCCGCAAGCCAGCACGAGATCGACTTCAAATACTCCGATGCTCTTACCACGGCTGACCGTGCAATGACCTTCAAGTTCGCAACGAAAGCAATCGCCCTGAAACACGGCCTCCACGCTTCGTTCATGGCAAAGCCGATCGGCGGCATCAACGGCAGCGGTATGCACACCCACGGGTCACTCGCCAAGAACGGCAAGAATGCCTTCTACGATGCAAATGCAAAGGACGGCCTCTCCGACACCTGTATGTACTACATCGGCGGCCTGATCAAGCACGCAAAGGCGATCACCCGTGTTGCCAACCCGACCATCAACTCGTACAAGCGGCTCGTCCCCGGCTACGAAGCGCCCTGCTACATCTCCTGGAGCACCACCAACCGGTCCGCCCAGATCCGTATCCCGGCAGCCCGGGGCAACAGCACCCGTGCAGAGTTCCGGAGCCCGGACCCGATGTGCAACCCGTACCTCACCTTCGCCTGCCTGCTTGCGGCAGGTATGGACGGTATCAAGAACAAGATCATGCCGCCCGAGGCAACCAACACCAACATCTACCACCTGTCCGCAAGGGACCGCAAGAAGATGAAGATCGACATGCTCCCCGGCAGCCTTGCAGAAGCACAGGCAGCCCTCATGAAGGATCAGGTCATCTGCGATGCGCTCGGCAGCCACATTGTCGAGACGCTCGGCAATATCGCCGAAGCCGAGACCGATGCGTTCAGGCTCACGGTCCACCAGTGGGAACTGGACCGCTACCTGGCCAACTACTAA
- a CDS encoding glutamine amidotransferase family protein, with protein sequence MCGIIGVIDKRRQCMDGSGIRNSLAMMNERGNGEGSGYVAYGIYPDFKDAYALHVFFDNVHENKPALDRELEKWGAVVHDEEIPTYASKIKKVHTPWRYFFKPDPKLAPEPDTPADDIVMHIVMSTNTAHNGALIFSSGKNLGVFKASGWPEEVADFYRIQDYKGYLWLAHNRYPTNTSGWWGGAHPFNLLGWSVVHNGEITSYGTNQRYIESYGYKCTMYTDTEVVAYLVDLLVRKHGLSEKMAVRALAPPFWNEIDRMPPKEEELNRALRMAYGPALMNGPFAICIASEDTLVGFTDRIKLRPLVSGEHGNRLYISSEEAAIRRIEPLIKDVQMPKAGEPVIGRVVA encoded by the coding sequence ATGTGCGGAATAATTGGAGTCATCGATAAACGCCGTCAGTGCATGGATGGCAGTGGCATAAGAAACTCGTTAGCTATGATGAACGAGCGAGGCAATGGCGAGGGATCCGGGTATGTTGCATACGGAATTTACCCGGACTTTAAGGATGCATACGCCCTCCATGTCTTTTTCGATAACGTCCATGAAAATAAGCCGGCACTTGACCGGGAACTGGAAAAATGGGGGGCGGTTGTCCACGATGAAGAGATCCCGACCTATGCATCAAAAATAAAAAAAGTGCACACCCCGTGGCGGTATTTTTTCAAGCCTGACCCGAAGCTCGCACCCGAACCGGATACTCCAGCCGACGATATCGTCATGCACATCGTCATGAGTACCAACACGGCTCATAACGGCGCCCTCATCTTCTCCTCCGGGAAGAATCTCGGGGTATTCAAAGCCTCCGGCTGGCCGGAAGAGGTGGCTGATTTCTATCGCATCCAGGATTACAAAGGCTACCTCTGGCTCGCCCACAACCGCTATCCCACGAACACCTCAGGCTGGTGGGGAGGTGCGCACCCGTTCAACCTTCTTGGCTGGAGTGTTGTCCACAACGGGGAGATCACGTCCTACGGCACCAACCAGCGCTACATCGAGAGTTACGGGTACAAATGCACGATGTATACCGACACGGAAGTTGTTGCGTACCTCGTCGACCTGCTGGTCAGGAAACACGGACTCTCGGAAAAGATGGCCGTCCGGGCACTCGCACCCCCGTTCTGGAACGAGATCGACCGCATGCCGCCAAAAGAGGAAGAGCTCAACCGTGCACTCCGCATGGCATATGGCCCGGCCCTGATGAACGGCCCGTTTGCAATCTGCATAGCGAGTGAAGATACCCTGGTCGGTTTTACGGACAGGATCAAACTGCGGCCGCTCGTGAGCGGGGAGCACGGCAACCGGCTCTATATTTCGAGCGAGGAAGCAGCAATCCGGAGGATTGAACCACTTATTAAGGACGTCCAGATGCCCAAAGCCGGCGAACCGGTAATCGGGAGGGTTGTTGCATGA
- a CDS encoding glutamate synthase-related protein, with amino-acid sequence MSIGSIPLRFKVEIDPELCMQCGRCVENCSYGVYRMEGDKILINSRNCVACHRCTAFCPRDAISIYEKPTDYRSHPVWTREIREAVFNQAKTGKIILGGMGNALPYPMIFDRLLLDACQVTNPSIDPLREPMELRTYIGKKPASLSIREHGNEVELLTKLTPNLQIETPIMIGHMSYGAISLPAQQALARAVSHIGTFMGTGEGGLHESLYPYQKNMIVQVASGRFGVNIDYLERGAAIEIKIGQGAKPGIGGHLPGEKVCAEVSCTRMIPEGSDAISPAPHHDIYSIEDLKQLVHSLKEATEWKKPVFVKIAAVHNVAAIAAGIARSSADAVVIDGFRGGTGAAPVVFRDHVGIPIEVAVAAVDAKLRKQGIRNEVSIIASGGIRQSADVAKVICLGADAVYIGTSALVAMGCRVCGTCNRGVCAWGIATQKPELTKRLDPVTNAVQVENLIHGWTLELAELMGAAGINSIESLRGNRDRLRGYMLDEGILNVLDVKTAGA; translated from the coding sequence ATGAGCATTGGCAGCATTCCCCTCCGGTTCAAAGTGGAAATCGATCCCGAATTATGCATGCAGTGCGGCCGGTGTGTTGAAAACTGTTCGTATGGTGTTTACCGCATGGAAGGGGACAAGATCCTCATCAATTCGCGCAACTGCGTAGCCTGCCACCGCTGCACCGCGTTCTGCCCCCGGGATGCCATCAGCATCTACGAGAAACCCACGGACTACCGGAGCCATCCGGTCTGGACGCGGGAGATCCGGGAAGCGGTCTTCAACCAGGCAAAGACCGGCAAGATCATTCTCGGGGGCATGGGGAATGCACTCCCCTACCCGATGATCTTCGACCGGCTCCTGCTCGATGCCTGCCAGGTCACAAACCCGAGCATCGATCCCCTTCGTGAGCCGATGGAACTCCGCACCTATATCGGGAAGAAACCTGCTTCGCTTTCGATACGGGAACATGGAAATGAGGTCGAACTCCTCACAAAACTCACCCCCAACCTCCAGATCGAGACCCCGATCATGATCGGGCATATGAGTTACGGCGCGATCAGTCTCCCGGCCCAGCAGGCGCTGGCAAGAGCGGTCAGCCATATCGGCACGTTCATGGGAACGGGAGAGGGCGGTCTTCATGAATCGCTCTACCCGTACCAGAAAAACATGATCGTCCAGGTTGCTTCGGGACGGTTCGGTGTGAACATCGATTATCTTGAACGCGGGGCCGCAATCGAGATCAAGATCGGCCAGGGAGCAAAGCCGGGTATCGGCGGCCACCTTCCCGGGGAGAAGGTCTGCGCTGAAGTGTCCTGCACCCGTATGATCCCGGAAGGGAGCGACGCAATCAGCCCGGCACCCCACCACGACATCTACAGTATCGAAGACCTCAAGCAGCTGGTCCACAGCCTGAAGGAAGCAACGGAATGGAAGAAGCCGGTCTTCGTCAAGATCGCGGCAGTTCATAATGTAGCGGCGATCGCTGCCGGCATTGCACGATCCTCGGCAGACGCCGTGGTCATCGACGGGTTCCGCGGCGGAACCGGTGCAGCGCCGGTAGTCTTCCGCGATCATGTCGGTATCCCGATCGAGGTGGCGGTCGCAGCCGTAGATGCCAAGCTGCGCAAGCAGGGGATCAGGAACGAAGTCTCCATTATCGCCAGCGGTGGCATCCGGCAGAGTGCCGATGTGGCAAAGGTCATCTGCCTTGGCGCCGATGCCGTCTATATCGGGACTTCGGCCCTCGTTGCCATGGGATGTCGGGTCTGCGGAACCTGCAACCGGGGCGTCTGTGCCTGGGGCATTGCCACCCAGAAACCCGAGCTGACAAAGAGGCTGGATCCGGTGACCAACGCGGTGCAGGTCGAGAACCTGATCCATGGCTGGACCCTTGAACTCGCCGAACTCATGGGAGCAGCCGGTATCAACAGCATCGAGAGCCTGCGGGGGAACCGCGACCGGCTCCGGGGTTACATGCTCGACGAGGGAATACTGAATGTTCTCGATGTCAAGACCGCGGGGGCCTGA